From the Salmo trutta chromosome 2, fSalTru1.1, whole genome shotgun sequence genome, one window contains:
- the LOC115150710 gene encoding translocon-associated protein subunit alpha isoform X1 encodes MMTFLPKLLLLVLLAFPATIIMKGPLVAAQDATEDEEAADEDAVEDVDVNDEDDEAEVEDDENTELTEEKEEEEEEAVGGDVKASPNADTTILFVKGDDFPANDIVKFLMGFTNKGSDNFVVESLDASFRYPQDFQFYIQNFTALQLGVMVPAGRQATFEYSFIPAEPMGGRPFGLVINLNYKDSNGNLFQDAVFNQTVTITEREDALDGETIFMYVFLSGLGLLVVVGLHQLLESRKRRRPAAKVEMGTSSHNDVDMSWIPQETLNQIMQSRRDKASPRRSPRKRTQKRSAGSDE; translated from the exons GGCCATTGGTGGCAGCCCAGGATGCTACTGAGGATGAGGAGGCAGCTGATGAAGATGCTGTGGAGGATGTTGATGTGAACGATGAAGATGACGAGGCCGAAGTTGAAGATGATGAAAATACGGAATTG ACGGAagaaaaagaggaagaggaggaggaagccgTAGGAGGAGATGTGAAAGCCTCCCCCAATGCTGACACCACCATCCTCTTCGTCAAGGGAGATG ACTTCCCAGCCAACGACATTGTGAAGTTCCTGATGGGCTTTACCAACAAAGGCAGCGACAACTTTGTGGTGGAGTCGCTGGACGCATCCTTCCGCTACCCGCAGGACTTCCAGTTTTACATCCAGAACTTCACAGCCCTGCAGCTGGGCGTAATGGTGCCTGCCGGGCGCCAGGCCACGTTTGAGTACTCTTTCATCCCCGCCGAGCCCATGGGCGGGCGCCCCTTCGGCCTGGTTATCAACCTCAATTACAAGGACAGCAAC GGTAACTTGTTCCAGGATGCTGTGTTCAACCAGACCGTGACCATCACCGAGAGAGAGGACGCGCTGGACGGAGAGAC GATCTTCATGTATGTGTTCCTGTCTGGTTTGGGTCTGCTGGTGGTGGTAGGCCTTCATCAGCTGCTAGAGTCCAGAAAG AGGAGGCGGCCAGCTGCCAAGGTGGAGATGGGCACTTCTAGCCACAACGATGTGGACATGAGCTGGATTCCCCAGGAGACCCTTAACCAGATCA TGCAGAGTCGGCGAG ACAAGGCTTCCCCCAGACGATCTCCCCGCAAGCGGACACAGAAGCGCTCTGCTGGTTCGGACGAGTGA
- the LOC115150710 gene encoding translocon-associated protein subunit alpha isoform X2, with the protein MMTFLPKLLLLVLLAFPATIIMKGPLVAAQDATEDEEAADEDAVEDVDVNDEDDEAEVEDDENTELTEEKEEEEEEAVGGDVKASPNADTTILFVKGDDFPANDIVKFLMGFTNKGSDNFVVESLDASFRYPQDFQFYIQNFTALQLGVMVPAGRQATFEYSFIPAEPMGGRPFGLVINLNYKDSNGNLFQDAVFNQTVTITEREDALDGETIFMYVFLSGLGLLVVVGLHQLLESRKRRRPAAKVEMGTSSHNDVDMSWIPQETLNQINKASPRRSPRKRTQKRSAGSDE; encoded by the exons GGCCATTGGTGGCAGCCCAGGATGCTACTGAGGATGAGGAGGCAGCTGATGAAGATGCTGTGGAGGATGTTGATGTGAACGATGAAGATGACGAGGCCGAAGTTGAAGATGATGAAAATACGGAATTG ACGGAagaaaaagaggaagaggaggaggaagccgTAGGAGGAGATGTGAAAGCCTCCCCCAATGCTGACACCACCATCCTCTTCGTCAAGGGAGATG ACTTCCCAGCCAACGACATTGTGAAGTTCCTGATGGGCTTTACCAACAAAGGCAGCGACAACTTTGTGGTGGAGTCGCTGGACGCATCCTTCCGCTACCCGCAGGACTTCCAGTTTTACATCCAGAACTTCACAGCCCTGCAGCTGGGCGTAATGGTGCCTGCCGGGCGCCAGGCCACGTTTGAGTACTCTTTCATCCCCGCCGAGCCCATGGGCGGGCGCCCCTTCGGCCTGGTTATCAACCTCAATTACAAGGACAGCAAC GGTAACTTGTTCCAGGATGCTGTGTTCAACCAGACCGTGACCATCACCGAGAGAGAGGACGCGCTGGACGGAGAGAC GATCTTCATGTATGTGTTCCTGTCTGGTTTGGGTCTGCTGGTGGTGGTAGGCCTTCATCAGCTGCTAGAGTCCAGAAAG AGGAGGCGGCCAGCTGCCAAGGTGGAGATGGGCACTTCTAGCCACAACGATGTGGACATGAGCTGGATTCCCCAGGAGACCCTTAACCAGATCA ACAAGGCTTCCCCCAGACGATCTCCCCGCAAGCGGACACAGAAGCGCTCTGCTGGTTCGGACGAGTGA
- the LOC115150721 gene encoding ras-responsive element-binding protein 1 isoform X4 has product MTKTRLASFPSAPPCPPRDVAPPPRGGRPWTRTRSEATNRPKKKVLEESVLEELGSGQGDDEVLPCPICFKTFGCKYDLEVHMDTHPDTTLRCDLCCLSFRTHRGLLRHNAGIHKQLPVDPGGRPFIQNNPSIPSGFNDLAFIDFSCHKFPHIAQVWCETNLRRCTSKFHRFVCEACDKGFPLLSALVLHKTTIHQQQPSPTGGAQEPPAAQEKPATPAPQQASFLETLGLQHISQVKLQPSEDEVRQAQLDSIRVIQVEPLASTLPQEADSAAAGSLGGLGLVAASSLQGLSQREALSLLSLQPFPTGFLFHPGGGAAVKPVCGEAGLMELADIQQILKVASTAPGQMGLLPSLAKAPHWGVSGQSQAAGCKPMPPLKPKPMVAPRSSLAASMLPPLQSTQQASLGCISPSLPPPASQLLNMPQESSSSSSSSSGSQASLEKMQMEADCMGDAHMPNDSTELQIKQEEGHATGGKKGAGSSNRGGVKASYPCRFCDQVFVYSGVLQAHMRFHLGILPHQCNICDYVAPDKATLIRHLRTHSGERPYVCRVCHYPFTVKANCERHLRKKHMKSTRKEIEKNIKYVSSTTTQDPLELASAGDTACRFCGEDLKSYRALQIHLRTHNGCQRKPFECRRCGAAFLAKRNCIHHMLKQHPEVQEREIEDHIATLLPAITATTSRASSSSPLALNGLTPTPSATVQPVKVEDLSIYSSSGDLDQPLDFSNKSRGGGGTSSGSGSLAGSPGIKLETVSLVAYDCSMEPIDLSIPKNPNKRLKRDATAVDPVSVERREIKKELPFPSVLDHLPSALQLDKSYEENLKPPQSGSYQLPPVTISPLLISTPTATGRALRLKPLLPKPTSSSSSLKEHPPLASIAQIISSVSTAPDLLKREPTPDNKAGAGVNGLQTEPERLVGGDNSSEASMEELPLEGSSRKRTRKKPPSQAKTMAPARVPTPDQNTDSGMDLESSGEFASVEKMLATTDANKFSTYLRTGAVELGRRDEGRQSPGEEKESPPQSVPPQSKGGKKNAYSNSVQKMTCPFCPRVFPWASSLQRHMLTHTVFSNVLSATGQKPFPCPKCDAFFSTKSNCERHLLRKHGVTNRSLRRNGQMSKNKDGDEGSHDSAESSENEQTAGEALDLSSMDPDQKSSASESPSADQTPDTAELLLREMEPQPNNNIENDENDDSQSNKSLDLNFASKLIDFKFSSEGQQPQTSLVGDKVVAVAEPDRVTAAQQQDQEPSKYTCKSCKKNFRYAATLARHEKAHLCETAPPEEACGTEETGPAPEDLPNTTTTTAEEEDQEEGEGEKEAPESEGVGSVMDSGSEEEEEKKEERSDEEGAAEPKNEGEAGRGSGSKADKRKKICNVCSKRFWSLQDLTRHMRSHTGERPYKCQTCERTFTLKHSLVRHQRIHLKPRGSEGADGADANGAEAPAGDSASEEGECTPTSTCPPSENESEGTGGAREEGGEETGKEAPLPGPTSLAQSLSTTEPAQSESATEAIAEPLVEPVMEAVSEVFSESVPDPSVEQTSDGPSETAVELDAEVSASEMARETDGNAATQTPTETPKESSTESPAPQPTTPEKDPDGPSEGFIQGLLEIHTKPSLEHILPAGEAPLVGVE; this is encoded by the exons GTGTGACCTGTGCTGCCTCTCCTTCCGGACCCACCGTGGCCTGCTGCGGCACAACGCTGGAATTCACAAGCAGCTGCCCGTAGACCCCGGCGGACGGCCCTTCATCCAAAAcaacccctccatcccctctggCTTCAACGACCTGGCCTTCATTGACTTCTCCTGCCACAAGTTTCCCCACATCGCCCAG GTCTGGTGTGAGACCAACCTCCGCCGGTGCACCAGCAAGTTCCACCGCTTCGTGTGTGAAGCCTGCGACAAAGGATTCCCCTTGCTCTCGGCCCTGGTCCTGCACAAGACCACCATTCATCAGCAGCAGCCGTCACCCACAGGGGGCGCCCAGGAGCCCCCCGCGGCCCAGGAGAAGCCAGCAACCCCGGCCCCTCAGCAGGCCAGCTTCCTGGAGACCCTGGGTCTGCAGCACATCTCCCAGGTCAAGCTTCAGCCTTCGGAGGATGAGGTCCGGCAAGCCCAGCTGGACAGCATCCGGGTCATCCAGGTGGAGCCTCTGGCCTCCACCCTGCCCCAGGAGGCGGATTCCGCGGCTGCGGGATCCCTCGGCGGCCTGGGCTTGGTGGCGGCCTCGTCCCTGCAGGGCCTGTCCCAGAGGGAGGCCCTCAGCCTGCTCTCCCTGCAGCCCTTCCCCACAGGCTTCCTCTTCCACCCAGGTGGTGGTGCTGCAGTCAAGCCTGTGTGTGGCGAGGCTGGCCTGATGGAGCTGGCTGACATTCAGCAGATCCTGAAGGTGGCCTCGACCGCCCCCGGTCAGATGGGCCTCCTGCCATCTCTGGCCAAGGCTCCCCACTGGGGAGTGTCCGGCCAGAGCCAGGCGGCCGGCTGCAAGCCCATGCCCCCACTGAAGCCAAAGCCCATGGTGGCACCACGCTCCAGCCTGGCTGCCTCCATGCTGCCGCCGCTCCAGAGCACCCAGCAGGCCTCCCTGGGCTGCATCAGCCCCAGCCTGCCCCCGCCGGCCAGCCAGCTGCTCAATATGCCCCAAGAGTCTTCGTcatcgtcctcctcttcctcgggCAGCCAAGCCTCCCTGGAGAAGATGCAGATGGAGGCGGACTGCATGGGCGACGCCCACATGCCCAACGACTCGACAGAGCTGCAAATCAAACAAGAGGAGGGCCATGCGACCGGAGGGAAGAAGGGGGCAGGGAGTTCCAACCGCGGCGGCGTCAAGGCCTCCTACCCCTGCCGCTTCTGCGATCAGGTGTTTGTTTATTCCGGGGTGCTGCAGGCGCACATGCGCTTCCACCTGGGCATCCTGCCGCACCAGTGCAACATCTGCGACTACGTGGCGCCCGACAAGGCCACCCTTATCCGCCACCTGCGCACGCACAGCGGCGAGCGCCCCTACGTTTGCCGCGTCTGCCACTACCCTTTCACCGTCAAGGCCAACTGCGAGCGCCACCTGCGCAAGAAGCACATGAAGAGCACAAGGAAAGAGATCGAGAAGAACATCAAGTATGTCTCGTCGACCACCACCCAGGATCCCTTGGAGCTGGCCTCCGCCGGCGACACCGCCTGCCGTTTCTGTGGTGAGGATCTAAAGAGCTACCGGGCTCTCCAGATCCACCTACGCACCCACAACGGCTGCCAGCGCAAGCCCTTTGAGTGCCGGCGGTGTGGGGCGGCTTTCCTGGCAAAGAGGAACTGCATCCACCACATGCTCAAGCAGCACCCCGAGGTGCAGGAGCGGGAGATCGAGGATCACATTGCCACCCTTCTCCCCGCCATCACAGCCACCACCTCCAGGGCCAGCTCCAGCAGCCCTCTGGCTCTCAACGGTCTTACGCCCACCCCCAGTGCCACTGTGCAGCCGGTCAAGGTGGAGGATCTCAgcatctactcctcctctggtgactTGGATCAGCCATTGGACTTCTCCAACAAGAGCCGCGGGGGGGGTGGGACCAGCAGCGGTTCAGGGAGCCTAGCCGGTTCTCCTGGGATCAAACTGGAGACGGTCAGCCTGGTAGCCTACGACTGCTCCATGGAACCTATTGACCTGTCCATCCCCAAGAACCCCAACAAGAGGCTGAAGAGAGACGCTACCGCTGTTGACCCAGTGAGCGTGGAGCGCCGAGAGATCAAAAAGGAGCTGCCCTTCCCCAGCGTACTGGACCACCTCCCCTCAGCCCTTCAGCTGGACAAGAGCTATGAGGAGAATCTGAAACCCCCCCAGTCTGGCTCTTACCAGCTCCCCCCAGTGACCATCTCCCCGCTTCTCATTAGTACCCCTACTGCCACAGGCCGGGCGCTCCGTCTTAAGCCCCTGCTGCCCAAAccgacctcttcttcctcctccctgaaAGAGCATCCCCCTCTGGCTTCCATCGCTCAGATCATCTCCTCCGTCTCAACGGCTCCAGATTTGCTCAAGAGGGAGCCCACGCCGGATAACAAGGCTGGCGCCGGCGTCAATGGCCTCCAGACAGAACCGGAGCGTTTAGTTGGGGGCGACAACAGCTCTGAAGCCTCGATGGAAGAACTCCCCCTAGAGGGCTCGTCCAGAAAACGCACTAGGAAGAAGCCACCGAGCCAGGCCAAGACTATGGCACCTGCCCGTGTGCCCACGCCCGACCAGAACACAGACAGCGGCATGGACCTGGAGTCCAGTGGGGAGTTTGCCAGCGTGGAGAAGATGCTAGCCACCACCGACGCTAACAAGTTCAGCACCTACCTACGGACGGGTGCAGTGGAGCTTGGAAGGAGGGacgaggggagacagagcccgggagaggagaaagagtcgCCTCCTCAGTCTGTGCCGCCCCAGTCCAAAGGAGGAAAGAAGAATGCCTATTCCAACTCAGTGCAGAAGATGACCTGTCCCTTCTGCCCCCGGGTCTTCCCCTGGGCCAGCTCCCTGCAGAggcacatgctcacacacactg TCTTTTCTAATGTGCTGTCGGCTACAGGTCAGAAGCCCTTCCCCTGTCCCAAATGTGACGCCTTCTTCTCCACCAAGTCCAACTGTGAGCGGCACCTGCTGCGCAAGCATGGCGTCACCAACCGTTCGCTGCGGCGCAACGGCCAAATGTCCAAGAACAAGGATGGCGACGAGGGTTCACACGACAGCGCAG agagTTCTGAGAATGAGCAGACTGCAGGAGAGGCTCTGGACCTGAGCAGCATGGACCCCGATCAGAAAAGCTCTGCATCCGAGTCGCCCAGCGCAGACCAAACACCAGACACTGCTGAGCTGCTGCTAAGGGAGATGGAACCGCAACCCAACAACAACATTGAAAATGACGAAAACGACGATTCGCAGAGCAACAAGAGCTTGGATCTCAACTTCGCCAGCAAGCTCATCGACTTCAAGTTCTCGTCAGAAGGCCAGCAGCCCCAGACCTCCCTGGTTGGAGATAAGGTGGTGGCGGTGGCCGAGCCAGATAGAGTGACGGCCGCCCAGCAGCAGGACCAAGAGCCCTCCAAGTACACCTGCAAGAGCTGCAAGAAAAACTTCCGTTATGCCGCCACCCTGGCTCGCCACGAGAAGGCGCACTTGTGTGAGACTGCACCCCCCGAAGAGGCTTGTGGAACAGAGGAGACTGGGCCTGCCCCAGAGGATCTCCCCAACACTACTACAACCACCGCCGAGGAGGAGGatcaggaggagggagagggagagaaggaggctCCGGAAAGCGAGGGAGTGGGCAGCGTGATGGACAGTGgttcagaggaggaggaggagaagaaggaggagagaagtgaCGAGGAGGGGGCAGCAGAACCAAAGAATGAAGGAGAGGCAGGCAGAGGGTCGGGGAGCAAGGCGGACAAGAGGAAGAAGATCTGTAACGTGTGCAGCAAACGCTTCTGGTCACTGCAGGATCTGACAAGACACATGCGTTCGCACACAG gtGAGAGGCCCTACAAGTGCCAGACGTGCGAGCGCACCTTCACCCTGAAGCACAGCCTGGTGAGGCACCAGCGGATCCACCTGAAGCCGCGGGGCAGCGAGGGGGCAGATGGAGCTGATGCCAATGGGGCAGAAGCCCCGGCCGGAGACTCAGCTAGTGAGGAGGGAGAGTGCACCCCCACCAGCACCTGCCCCCCTTCAGAAAACGAGAGTGAAGGCACCGGAGGGGCCAGGGAGGAGGGAGGCGAGGAAACTGGGAAAGAGGCCCCTCTGCCAGGCCCCACATCTCTGGCCCAGTCCCTGTCCACCACTGAACCAGCCCAGTCAGAGTCAGCTACAGAGGCCATAGCTGAGCCACTCGTTGAGCCAGTCATGGAAGCAGTCTCGGAAGTATTCTCTGAATCTGTTCCTGACCCGTCTGTAGAACAAACCTCAGACGGACCCTCTGAAACAGCTGTAGAACTAGACGCTGAGGTATCAGCCTCTGAAATGGCTAGAGAAACAGATGGCAATGCAGCCACTCAAACACCAACAGAAACCCCCAAAGAATCTTCCACAGAGTCCCCAGCCCCACAGCCCACTACCCCAGAGAAAGACCCCGATGGCCCCTCGGAAGGCTTCATCCAAGGCCTACTGGAGATCCACACCAAGCCTTCCCTGGAGCACATCCTTCCCGCTGGCGAGGCTCCCTTGGTGGGCGTTGAGTGA